A single window of Aspergillus flavus chromosome 4, complete sequence DNA harbors:
- a CDS encoding cytidine deaminase-like protein: MSPLTDEQLSAAAGACLELQKTGQDIHSKRPFAALLLAPDNTTVLMSSLSLSHVRHAEAELARNAADNYARDYLAETTFISTWEPCAMCAGTIYWANIGRLVYLASEKALQGVIGEGNIENLTLDLPCRTVFANGQTEVEVIGPVSGWEEKVVEDSKRYWGKGK, encoded by the coding sequence ATGTCTCCCCTGACCGACGAACAATTATCCGCAGCCGCCGGTGCATGCCTGGAGCTGCAGAAAACCGGCCAAGACATCCACTCAAAACGGCCGTTCGCCGCGTTGCTTCTGGCACCGGATAATACCACCGTTCTAATGTCCTCACTGTCGCTGTCGCACGTCAGACACGCGGAGGCCGAGCTAGCCCGCAACGCGGCTGATAATTATGCGCGCGACTATCTAGCCGAAACGACTTTCATCTCCACTTGGGAGCCCTGTGCAATGTGTGCGGGCACGATTTATTGGGCAAACATTGGACGCTTGGTGTATCTGGCGTCGGAGAAAGCACTGCAAGGAGTTATCGGAGAGGGAAACATTGAGAACCTCACACTGGATTTGCCATGTCGGACTGTATTTGCAAATGGCCAGACCGAGGTGGAAGTTATTGGGCCGGTGAGCGggtgggaagagaaggtggtggaggaTAGCAAAAGGTACTGGGGCAAAGGGAAATAG
- a CDS encoding Alpha/Beta hydrolase protein produces the protein MLISSVSLLLASAGLSQALPHAGTKRAESDGLNWAPCNLDLPEGLEPASTVPVDCATLEVPLDYTNPDSKPLDLQLVKISASREPVKGSIIFNPGGPGASGIDELYLQGKGEVYRDLFGGHWNVVGFDARGTGHTIPFACDVPRPGIKRSLSRRNNETLPQADMYSLLKRKAWNDAKVLVDACYEDQQETGRFLGTTFVARDMLKIVDALNEDGKLRFWGRSYSTILGQTFAAMFPDRIDRMLLDSVVLNDDYHAGHWITATKAAEDSLYHFFTECINAGPTDCPVIANFTGPATTPDALMKEMRTAFQELVDNPVTLPDEYEPLPWWQPGGIDLLTEFKYTVFSLLYRPEQYPTLYAYILTALTRNYDVVINPSQAATVPPTWNQGPNNFHGIACADAHFRADKPEDMYSLVQSQAVTGSFADGFSPQVWPCAQWKFKAAEQFEGPYHGINTSYPILFINSPYDPVTPLSNAWEASAHYLGSRVVVHEGHGHGFMNHPSSCSQNIVKEYFDEGKLPEVNTRCKPDMTGFEYAKLLVAAASGNSTVARRGLGSNQMRRSGQGMFGHQI, from the exons ATGTTGATCTCTAGTGTTTCTTTACTTCTCGCCTCCGCAGGGCTATCCCAAGCCTTGCCCCATGCCGGAACAAAGAGGGCAGAATCCGATGGCTTAAACTGGGCGCCGTGTAATCTAGACCTCCCTGAAGGTCTCGAACCTGCAAGCACAGTCCCCGTCGACTGTGCAACCCTGGAAGTCCCTCTGGACTATACCAACCCTGACTCCAAGCCACTGGATCTCCAGTTGGTTAAGATCAGTGCGTCGAGAGAGCCCGTCAAGGGCAGCATTATTTTCAACCCGGGGGGACCGGGAGCCTCTGGCATCGATGAGCTCTACCTACAGGGGAAGGGCGAGGTGTATCGCGA CTTGTTCGGCGGACACTGGAATGTGGTTGGGTTTGACGCCCG GGGGACTGGCCATACGATCCCCTTTGCATGCGATGTTCCACGTCCTGGCATCAAGCGCAGCCTGTCTCGTCGGAACAATGAGACTCTGCCACAAGCCGACATGTATAGTCTCTTGAAGCGCAAAGCGTGGAACGATGCGAAAGTCTTGGTGGACGCCTGCTACGAGGACCAGCAGGAAACCGGACGCTTCCTGGGCACGACGTTTGTCGCACGAGACATGCTCAAGATCGTCGATGCCCTCAATGAGGACGGCAAGCTGCGGTTCTGGGGTCGGTCTTACTCCACCATCCTTGGACAGACCTTTGCGGCGATGTTCCCCGACCGTATTGACCGCATGCTACTCGACAGTGTTGTCTTAAACGATGACTACCACGCCGGTCACTGGATCACTGCTACCAAAGCCGCGGAGGATTCTCTCTACCACTTCTTCACGGAATGCATTAACGCCGGTCCCACCGACTGTCCGGTCATTGCGAACTTTACCGGCCCGGCCACCACCCCGGATGCTCTCATGAAGGAGATGCGCACAGCCTTCCAAGAACTCGTCGACAACCCTGTCACGCTTCCAGATGAGTACGAGCCGTTGCCGTGGTGGCAACCCGGTGGGATCGACCTTCTGACGGAATTCAAGTACACCGTTTTCAGCCTGCTCTACCGACCGGAGCAGTATCCCACCCTCTACGCGTATATTCTAACCGCCCTCACCCGCAACTACGACGTCGTGATCAACCCCTCGCAGGCCGCCACAGTCCCGCCTACATGGAACCAGGGTCCCAACAACTTCCACGGGATTGCCTGTGCGGATGCTCACTTCCGCGCCGATAAGCCCGAAGACATGTATTCGTTGGTCCAATCGCAAGCGGTCACAGGCTCCTTTGCCGACGGGTTTTCGCCGCAGGTGTGGCCGTGCGCCCAATGGAAGTTCAAGGCCGCCGAGCAGTTTGAGGGACCGTACCACGGCATCAACACCAGCTACCCCATTCTGTTCATTAACAGTCCCTATGACCCGGTCACCCCGCTGAGCAATGCCTGGGAGGCCTCCGCTCACTACCTGGGGAGCCGTGTGGTCGTCCACGAAGGACATGGA CATGGGTTCATGAACCACCCTTCTTCATGCAGCCAGAACATTGTCAAGGAGTACTTCGACGAGGGAAAGCTTCCTGAGGTCAACACCAGGTGCAAGCCCGATATGACCGGGTTCGAGTACGCAAAGCTACTCGTGGCGGCGGCGAGCGGAAACTCTACTGTCGCCAGACGCGGACTGGGTAGCAATCAGATGAGGAGAAGCGGCCAGGGCATGTTTGGCCATCAGATCTAA
- a CDS encoding Alpha/Beta hydrolase protein: MTISNKEKPVFVLVPGASQNPAHYAHLLHLLQSAGYGATTGLLPSIGAQGEVTAADDADYVRNRLILPVLDIGNRDVILISHSYSGMPASAAARGLGPADRAAEGKTTSVVGQIFIATILPRGGLSVIDSFGGHLPPHMYIDQEHNLLKCDDPKPPLFYDVEPNLADAATQTSLSQGLISFSSPCPEASWDTEAFRDRVAYIHTLKDHAVPYEAQVAMVQATGVKWITREVTAGHSVQLSAPEELTKIILELAEQFHST, translated from the exons ATGACCATCTCCAACAAGGAAAAGCCCGTCTTTGTCCTGGTGCCTGGCGCCTCTCAAAACCCAGCCCATTACGctcacctcctccacctcctgcAGTCTGCCGGGTATGGGGCTACCACCGGTCTGCTCCCCAGTATCGGTGCCCAGGGCGAGGTGACTGCGGCCGATGATGCTGACTACGTCCGCAACCGCCTGATCCTCCCTGTTCTCGATATCGGCAACCGAGACGTGATCCTGATCAGCCATTCCTACAGTGGAATGCCCGCTAGCGCGGCTGCACGCGGGCTGGGTCCTGCCGACCGCGCCGCCGAAGGCAAGACGACCTCCGTCGTCGGCCAGATCTTCATCGCGACTATCCTGCCCCGTGGTGGACTAAGTGTCATCGATTCCTTTGGTGGACATCTGCCCCCTCACATGTACATCGAT CAAGAACACAATCTTCTGAAATGCGATGACCCCAAGCCACCCCTTTTCTACGATGTAGAACCAAACCTTGCCGACGCGGCCACCCAAACCTCTCTCAGTCAGGGACTGATCTCGTTCTCGAGTCCCTGCCCCGAAGCGAGCTGGGACACCGAGGCCTTCCGCGACCGTGTCGCCTACATTCACACCCTCAAGGACCACGCCGTTCCGTACGAGGCCCAGGTCGCCATGGTCCAGGCCACCGGGGTGAAGTGGATCACCCGCGAGGTCACAGCTGGTCACAGTGTACAATTATCGGCCCCGGAGGAGCTGACTAAGATCATTCTGGAGTTGGCCGAACAATTTCATTCGACTTAA
- a CDS encoding tryptophan halogenase-domain-containing protein codes for MRHLLRFIDYTDFIAAGGPNHFSWNVIRSEADELLFRHAAHSGAKTFEAVKVNSVTFTPSPTLDTGPGRPVSASYTQKSDGATGVVGFKYIIDASGRAGLLNTKYLKNRKYNQGPKNVAVWAYWKATGKYGEGTPRENSPYFEALTDESGWAWFIPLHDGTHSVGVVMDQGMMSQKKAVSELSANARYLSWLKLAPRLNGYLTGGKMVTDLKTASDFSYDSSSYAFPYARVAGDAGCFIDPFFSSGVHLAITGGLSAATTICAAIRGDCDEVAAARWHSTKVKEGYSHWLVIVLSAYKQMSNQAEPVLSDVGEDNFDRAFNFFKPSKSPRDPILQVQGKIHVQSHLPPPTHKDDCLPTRHDSLRMLRVSGNSSLISYIQGQHPGVKVHNNSFIGAASYNIFVGISVATIFGAAFFFDLFWPDRYESPSVRLAWKICAVVVSVMMLSSALLMTCPYHWYGRRLCEKVLVGGREETCSSVPNESQGCCLGCFSLARVGRDCCQYGAKSNYGRNLENGENIPETEAKPMTM; via the exons ATGCGTCATCTTTTACGCTTTATCGACT ACACAGATTTCATTGCTGCAGGGGGGCCAAACCACTTTTCGTGGAACGTCATTCGCTCAGAGGCAGATGAGCTGCTCTTTAGACATGCCGCACACTCAGGGGCAAAGACTTTTGAAGCTGTCAAGGTCAATTCGGTTACCTTCACACCGTCACCCACGTTGGACACAGGCCCCGGGCGCCCCGTCTCGGCGTCCTATACACAAAAGTCCGACGGGGCGACTGGCGTCGTCGGATTCAAATATATCATCGATGCCAGTGGTCGTGCTGGATTACTCAATACCAAGTACTTGAAAAATCGCAAGTACAACCAAGGCCCGAAGAATGTTGCAGTCTGGGCATACTGGAAGGCAACGGGCAAGTACGGAGAAGGAACTCCAAGAGAGAACTCGCCATACTTCGAAGCATTGACGG ACGAAAGCGGCTGGGCATGGTTCATTCCTCTCCACGACGGCACCCATTCTGTCGGTGTGGTTATGGACCAGGGAATGATGAGCCAGAAGAAAGCCGTATCTGAGCTCTCCGCAAATGCACGCTATCTGTCGTGGCTAAAGCTCGCACCTCGCCTAAACGGCTATCTTACTGGGGGCAAGATGGTCACTGATCTCAAAACTGCATCAGATTTCTCCTATGATTCATCTTCTTACGCTTTCCCCTATGCCCGAGTTGCCGGAGATGCAGGGTGCTTCATTGACCCATTCTTCTCGTCCGGGGTCCATCTGGCCATCACAGGTGGATTGTCTGCAGCCACAACCATATGCGCCGCTATCAGAGGCGACTGTGACGAGGTTGCCGCAGCAAGGTGGCACAGCACGAAAGTGAAGGAGGGCTACTCCCACTGGCTCGTTATCGTTCTCAGCGCTTATAAACAAATGTCCAACCAAGCTGAGCCAGTTCTGAGTGATGTTGGGGAAGACAATTTCGATCGGgctttcaacttcttcaagCCAAGTAA ATCTCCACGAGATCCAATTCTCCAAGTTCAAGGGAAAATACATGTTCAATCGCATCTACCACCTCCGACGCACAAGGATGATTGTCTACCAACTCGCCATGATTCTCTGCGTATGCTCCGAGTCAGTGGGAACAGCAGCCTTATCAG CTACATCCAAGGGCAACACCCTGGTGTCAAAGTCCATAACAACAGTTTCATCGGCGCCGCCTCATACAATATATTCGTGGGAATCTCCGTGGCGACGATCTTCGGTGCAGCGTTCTTTTTCGACCTCTTCTGGCCCGACCGATACGAGAGTCCATCTGTGCGATTAGCGTGGAAAATATGTGCGGTGGTTGTCTCGGTAATGATGCTGAGCTCTGCTCTTCTCATGACG TGCCCGTATCACTGGTACGGACGCCGCCTCTGCGAGAAAGTTCTGGTCGGAGGCCGAGAAGAAACCTGCTCTAG CGTACCGAACGAATCCCAAGGCTGTTGCCTCGGCTGTTTTAGCTTGGCCCGGGTGGGTCGCGACTGTTGTCAG TACGGTGCCAAGTCGAACTACGGTCGAAATCTTGAGAATGGGGAAAATATCCCTGAAACGGAAGCCAAGCCTATGACAATGTAA
- a CDS encoding P-loop containing nucleoside triphosphate hydrolase protein encodes MECGQRRTDSGQSGMSLEPDYNPDFNLGMRTEVQQLYRSDDRSPWNDSPPDKSVVNLEAGSYAQECALIIRREPHPITKQVALHSITIQSPLIKKVLDNTFKGFDGINTHLKQLTFKTPFHSFYYRWHRFEKLYEDEQDEEVRDHLDLLYPIVREEVMPHIETMNDLTMNRVITFDYLWTIFAPGMEVYTNIDGQDRFMELIDSRYGANMGGEFFTLDCRYIDCNGSSFGYVSNSVDIDKFEGAIKLTDLDVFPSHLHPDVERLVDRLHARGERFEQLNAFHHMSYSGFYTARSSRQIRKRHVENSRIIIDPHTFNIYSTPSPGLGSIKSETESQVNSAEDQLLFDVPNVIYRATSQAYQIYRNSLGKYEKHGKDDGEDGAKVLSPKQRLLCSPIVRGYCLAFKTWAEFHVENVQPIRWSENAFPRLVLPHGYKEIIRAFVQEQLSRDDEFDDIIYGKGMGFIMLLSGEPGVGKTLTAESVAEEMRQPLYIMSASELGETAVEVEEALEQVLELTSKWNAILLLDECDMFLEARSTSDIRRNRLVSIFLRRIEYYRGVMFLTSNRISDFDPAFESRIHLTIHYPALDIQSRLHVWKTFIQIGHLDTKIRDKDLKALAKLELNGRQIKNIVKTARLLCKQERVPLAMEHIQMVLQVKKGSLL; translated from the exons ATGGAATGCGGCCAGCGGAGGACTGACAGTGGACAGTCCGGTATGAGTCTTGAGCCCGACTACAACCCTGACTTCAACCTGGGCATGAGAACAGAAGTGCAACAGCTGTACCGATCTGACGATCGATCGCCGTGGAATGATTCGCCTCCAGACAAGAGTGTTGTCAATCTAGAGGCCGGCTCCTACGCCCAAGAGTGCGCTCTTATCATACGCCGCGAGCCCCATCCGATTACAAAGCAAGTCGCCTTACACTCCATCACTATCCAAAGCCCTTTGATCAAGAAAGTACTCGACAATACATTCAAAGGCTTCGACGGGATTAACACCCATCTAAAGCAACTGACCTTCAAGACTCCATTTCATTCCTTCTACTATCGATGGCATCGCTTCGAGAAGCTTTATGAGGACGAgcaggatgaggaggttaGAGATCACCTAGATCTCTTGTATCCTATTGTGCGCGAGGAGGTTATGCCGCATATTGAGACCATGAATGACCTGACCATGAATAGGGTGATTACTTTTGACTACCTGTGGACTATCTTTGCCCCAGGCATGGAAGTGTATACTAACATCGACGGGCAAGACCGCTTCATGGAACTGATCGACAGCCGTTATGGAGCCAACATGGGTGGAGAGTTCTTCACTCTGGACTGTCGCTATATCGATTGCAATGGGTCAAGCTTTGGCTACGTCTCCAACAGTGTCGACATAGATAAATTCGAAGGGGCGATCAAACTCACCGATCTCGATGTCTTTCCCAGCCATCTGCACCCCGATGTGGAACGCCTCGTTGATCGACTGCATGCACGTGGTGAGCGTTTTGAGCAATTGAATGCATTTCATCACATGTCGTACTCGGGATTCTATACTGCGAGGTCGTCGCGACAAATTCGGAAACGCCAT GTTGAAAATAGCCGGATTATCATCGATCCCCATACCTTCAATATTTACAGTACCCCTTCACCTGGTCTTGGGTCGATCAAGTCTGAGACTGAATCGCAAGTGAACTCGGCTGAAGACCAGCTACTTTTTGACGTTCCAAATGTGATATACAGAGCAACTAGCCAGGCATATCAAATATACAGGAATTCCTTGGGAAAGTATGAGAAGCATGGCAAAGACGACGGGGAAGATGGGG CGAAAGTACTAAGCCCGAAGCAACGATTGCTCTGCTCTCCGATCGTGCGAGGCTACTGTTTGGCATTCAAAACATGGG CGGAGTTCCATGTTGAGAATGTGCAGCCAATACGGTGGAGTGAGAATGCTTTTCCTCGACTTGTTCTACCTCACGGCTACAAGGAGATCATCCGAGCGTTTGTCCAAGAGCAATTGTCCCGTGATGACGAATTTGATGATATTATCTATGGTAAAG GTATGGGCTTTATTATGTTGCTAAGCGGAGAACCCGGTGTTGGTAAAACATTGACAGCGGAATCCG TTGCCGAGGAGATGCGTCAGCCATTGTACATAATGAGTGCAAGCGAACTTGGCGAGACAGCAGTGGAGGTAGAAGAGGCTCTCGAACAAGTCCTTGAGCTGACTAGTAAATGGAATGCTATTCTACTGCTGGACGAGTGCGACATGTTCCTCGAGGCTCGCTCGACTAGTGACATCCGCCGCAACCGACTCGTCTCGA TCTTCCTTAGACGGATTGAATATTACCGAGGCGTTATGTTTCTCACGAGCAACCGTATTAGTGATTTTGACCCTGCCTTTGAATCGCGAATCCATCTCACCATCCATTATCCTGCCCTGGATATACAGAGCAGGCTCCATGTTTGGAAGACCTTTATTCAGATAGGACATCTGGACACCAAAATACGGGACAAAGACCTCAAAGCTCTGGCAAAGCTTGAGCTCAATGGGAGGCAGATTAAGAATATTGTTAAAACGGCTCGCTTGCTATGCAAGCAGGAGAGGGTACCCTTGGCAATGGAGCATATTCAGATGGTGCTCCAAGTGAAGAAAGGATCTTTGCTTTGA